A region of uncultured Campylobacter sp. DNA encodes the following proteins:
- a CDS encoding cation diffusion facilitator family transporter gives MEVPQAAYSRDKIIIRTGAIGIVSNVILAAFKGVVGLISGSIAIVLDAVNNLSDALSSVITIVGVHLASKQPDRAHPFGHGRIEYLSAIVIAVIILYTGGVSLVESIKKIIHPQAANYNAVSLVIIAVAVAAKFSLGLYTQKTGERVNSDSLIASGVDAKYDALVSLATLVAALISLIFGLSLEAYLGAIISALLIKTAYEILRDTISKLLGSRPSLELTNEIYDVVRGFEGVIGAYDLMFHDYGPDKMVGSIHIEVAEDTTAAQIDALTRRIQNAVFAKFNIILDTVGIYAFNRNDPRAAEIYEHIKQMAFSHEFVSQIHGFYLDEEKRSISFDIIVDFAAPDMEATFRAVCKQVRAAYPNYTLIITRDSDYSG, from the coding sequence ATGGAAGTGCCTCAAGCGGCGTATAGCAGAGATAAAATCATCATTCGCACCGGTGCGATCGGTATCGTTTCAAATGTAATTTTAGCGGCATTTAAGGGCGTCGTGGGGCTGATCTCAGGCTCGATCGCGATCGTACTTGATGCCGTAAATAACCTAAGCGACGCGCTTTCGTCCGTCATTACGATCGTGGGCGTGCATCTTGCTAGCAAGCAGCCCGATCGTGCGCACCCCTTCGGACACGGCAGGATCGAGTATCTAAGCGCGATCGTAATCGCCGTCATCATCCTCTACACCGGCGGCGTCTCGCTCGTCGAATCGATCAAAAAGATCATTCATCCGCAAGCGGCGAATTATAATGCGGTTTCTCTCGTCATCATCGCCGTAGCCGTCGCGGCGAAATTTAGCCTAGGGCTTTACACGCAAAAGACGGGCGAGCGCGTGAACTCGGACTCGCTCATCGCTAGCGGCGTGGACGCCAAATACGATGCGCTCGTATCGCTAGCCACCCTCGTAGCGGCTTTAATTTCGCTTATTTTCGGACTAAGTTTGGAAGCGTATCTGGGTGCGATAATTTCGGCTCTTTTGATCAAAACGGCGTATGAAATTCTACGCGATACCATCAGCAAGCTTTTGGGTTCGCGTCCGAGCCTGGAGCTGACGAATGAAATTTACGACGTCGTGCGCGGCTTTGAGGGCGTCATCGGCGCATACGATCTGATGTTTCATGACTACGGGCCCGATAAGATGGTCGGCAGCATCCACATCGAAGTCGCAGAGGACACGACCGCAGCGCAGATCGACGCTCTTACGCGCCGCATTCAAAACGCCGTTTTTGCGAAATTTAATATCATCCTGGATACCGTAGGAATTTACGCGTTTAACAGGAACGATCCGCGCGCCGCCGAGATCTACGAGCATATCAAGCAGATGGCGTTTTCGCATGAGTTCGTCTCGCAGATACATGGGTTTTATCTCGACGAGGAAAAGCGCTCGATCAGCTTCGACATTATCGTCGATTTCGCAGCGCCCGATATGGAGGCGACATTTCGCGCGGTCTGCAAACAGGTGCGCGCGGCGTATCCGAACTATACGCTCATCATCACTCGCGATAGCGATTACAGCGGTTAA
- a CDS encoding Mrp/NBP35 family ATP-binding protein: MSKDEVLNLLKSVIYPGFSKSIVDFGFVKEVEIGDRIFVGIEIPSAKPEIAAELRSAVQKVLGADVEILIKQPKIAEEKSNSRSGKNIAPQIKHFVMISSGKGGVGKSTTTLNLAISTAKLGKRVGILDADIYGPNLPRMLGEDKTQASVVGQKLKPILSHGVEMMSMGVLMEEGASLIWRGSMIMKAIEQLLKDVAWSDLDVLFLDMPPGTGDAQLTLAQSVPVTAGVCVTTPQTVALDDSARGLDMFEKLHIPIAGLIENMSGFICPDNGKEYDIFGRGGAQKLAQRYNTEVIGEIPIEIAIREGGDSGKPVSFYAPDSLSAKRYEQAARKLWEKIEKIDREELADNSAIQPVMDGKSACSN, from the coding sequence ATGAGTAAAGACGAAGTCTTAAATTTGCTTAAAAGCGTGATCTATCCGGGCTTTTCTAAAAGCATCGTGGATTTTGGATTTGTAAAAGAGGTCGAGATCGGCGATAGAATTTTCGTAGGGATCGAAATCCCCAGCGCCAAGCCTGAGATCGCCGCAGAGCTCAGATCGGCGGTGCAAAAGGTGCTAGGGGCGGACGTGGAAATTTTAATCAAACAGCCCAAGATCGCCGAGGAAAAGAGTAACTCTCGCAGCGGCAAAAATATCGCGCCGCAGATCAAGCATTTCGTGATGATTAGCAGCGGCAAAGGCGGCGTAGGCAAGAGTACGACGACGCTAAATTTAGCCATCAGCACGGCAAAGCTCGGCAAGAGAGTGGGGATTTTGGATGCCGATATTTACGGACCGAATTTGCCGCGAATGCTGGGAGAAGATAAGACGCAAGCAAGCGTCGTGGGGCAGAAGCTAAAGCCGATCTTAAGCCACGGCGTGGAGATGATGAGCATGGGCGTGCTGATGGAGGAGGGCGCGAGCCTCATCTGGCGCGGCTCGATGATAATGAAGGCGATCGAGCAGCTGCTAAAAGACGTGGCGTGGAGCGATCTGGACGTGCTGTTTTTGGATATGCCTCCGGGTACGGGCGACGCGCAGCTTACGCTCGCTCAGAGCGTGCCGGTGACGGCGGGCGTGTGCGTTACGACGCCGCAGACGGTCGCGCTGGACGACAGCGCGCGCGGGCTTGATATGTTTGAAAAGCTCCACATCCCGATCGCAGGCCTTATCGAGAATATGAGCGGCTTCATCTGCCCCGATAACGGCAAGGAGTACGACATCTTCGGTCGCGGCGGCGCGCAAAAGCTGGCGCAGCGATACAACACCGAAGTAATCGGCGAGATTCCGATCGAGATCGCTATTCGCGAGGGCGGCGACAGCGGCAAGCCGGTGAGCTTCTATGCGCCCGATTCTTTGAGCGCAAAGCGCTACGAGCAGGCGGCGCGCAAGCTGTGGGAAAAGATCGAGAAGATCGATCGCGAGGAGCTCGCGGACAACTCCGCAATCCAGCCGGTGATGGACGGCAAGAGCGCCTGCTCGAATTAG
- a CDS encoding tetrahydrodipicolinate N-succinyltransferase N-terminal domain-containing protein, which produces MKEIKSLSELRAFADKVRAEKGYRDPMMWAVGRVFKGRAEGHKSLSVNYAHVNFKDGLTSATVLIHALTECDEVVDFSGSECVLPLTHKALKKAIEVLKFLQPDAKEGAHKNLQVLLAVKEAMKSDEHASFCASFIFEDAAPKSVESIYLKLYALSLNLCELRTLNLDGAFSVLPNVAWDENARPIELWWLRENEISLKMQGRYPRIISVDKFPRYLSHVVPPQNVRILDDAKVRLGAHIAAGTTVMPGAAYVNFNAGTTGSVMIEGRVSSSVVVGEGSDIGGGASILGVLSGTNGNAVSIGKHCLLGANSVTGIPLGDRCIVDAGIAVLEGTKVFIAQKDREALAALNAGFAFDREIYKGLELAGLSGLHFRQNSQSGQITASVSKRAIKLNAELH; this is translated from the coding sequence ATGAAAGAGATTAAAAGCCTAAGCGAGCTGCGAGCTTTTGCAGATAAAGTTCGCGCCGAAAAGGGCTATCGCGATCCGATGATGTGGGCGGTCGGGCGCGTATTTAAGGGACGCGCGGAGGGGCACAAAAGCCTAAGCGTAAATTACGCGCACGTAAATTTTAAAGATGGGCTAACAAGCGCAACAGTGCTAATCCATGCTCTAACCGAATGCGACGAGGTCGTGGATTTTAGCGGTAGTGAGTGCGTCCTTCCGCTAACGCACAAAGCCCTAAAAAAGGCGATCGAGGTTTTAAAATTTCTACAGCCAGACGCCAAAGAGGGCGCACACAAAAATCTGCAGGTGCTGCTTGCGGTTAAAGAGGCGATGAAATCGGACGAGCACGCAAGCTTTTGCGCTAGCTTCATCTTCGAGGATGCCGCGCCAAAAAGCGTCGAGAGCATCTATCTCAAGCTTTACGCGCTTTCGCTAAATCTCTGCGAGCTGCGCACGCTCAATCTAGATGGCGCATTTAGCGTGCTTCCGAATGTCGCGTGGGACGAAAACGCCCGTCCGATCGAGCTTTGGTGGCTGCGAGAAAACGAAATCTCTTTAAAAATGCAGGGCCGCTATCCGCGCATCATCAGCGTCGATAAATTTCCGCGCTACCTAAGCCACGTCGTACCGCCGCAAAACGTGCGGATTTTAGATGACGCGAAAGTGCGTTTGGGTGCGCATATCGCCGCAGGTACGACCGTGATGCCGGGTGCTGCGTATGTAAATTTCAACGCAGGCACGACCGGCAGCGTTATGATCGAGGGGCGCGTCAGTAGCTCGGTCGTCGTGGGCGAGGGCAGCGATATAGGCGGCGGCGCGTCGATTTTGGGTGTATTAAGCGGCACTAACGGCAATGCCGTGAGCATCGGCAAGCACTGCTTGCTGGGCGCAAACTCCGTAACGGGCATTCCGCTGGGCGACCGCTGCATCGTGGATGCCGGTATCGCGGTACTTGAGGGCACGAAGGTTTTTATCGCGCAAAAGGATCGCGAGGCGCTAGCAGCGCTAAATGCGGGCTTTGCATTTGATCGCGAAATTTATAAAGGGCTTGAGCTTGCCGGGCTTAGCGGTCTGCACTTCCGACAAAACAGCCAAAGCGGGCAGATTACGGCAAGCGTTAGCAAGCGCGCGATCAAACTAAATGCGGAACTGCATTAA
- the ispF gene encoding 2-C-methyl-D-erythritol 2,4-cyclodiphosphate synthase, which yields MKDISLILLAAGDSSRFELGVKKQWLRVGELPLWQYVAQSIARAHPFKKIIIAVNEEDVSYCERLYACSLASARGESAERGTSEYKFQRKRGGIECGADDLNDASKPRSAENFKAQVGCGVDECGSANLKFHFVPGGANRQSSLKNALKLVESELVLVSDVARAQISPGLISSLIRNLGGADCISPYLGVNDTTYLGENVVKREELRLIQTPQLSRTALLKKALEGSEIFTDDSAAVGSTGGQLEFIKGEAGALKITRVSDLAALNLKPCSRDIFCGTGYDVHALEKGAGIVLGGVQIPCEFALIAHSDGDVAIHALIDAICGAAMLGDIGELFPDSDVKFKGADSKELLRKVMRRVRGYGYELVNADITIIAQRPKIGAYKAQMQEVLSEILNCARVNVKATTTEGLGFTGRSEGIAAQAAVNLKFYDWQKHAAKA from the coding sequence TTGAAAGATATATCGCTGATTTTGCTCGCCGCGGGCGATTCGAGCAGGTTTGAGCTGGGCGTCAAAAAGCAGTGGTTGCGCGTGGGCGAGCTGCCGCTTTGGCAATACGTCGCGCAGAGCATTGCGCGGGCGCACCCATTTAAAAAAATCATAATCGCCGTAAACGAGGAGGACGTGAGCTATTGCGAGCGCCTCTATGCGTGCAGTTTGGCCTCAGCGCGCGGCGAAAGCGCGGAGCGCGGCACGAGCGAGTATAAATTTCAAAGAAAGCGGGGCGGGATCGAATGCGGCGCAGACGATCTAAACGACGCAAGCAAGCCGCGGAGCGCGGAAAATTTTAAAGCTCAAGTCGGATGCGGCGTAGATGAATGCGGCTCTGCAAATTTAAAATTTCACTTCGTCCCAGGCGGTGCAAATCGCCAAAGCTCGCTAAAAAACGCGCTAAAGCTCGTAGAGAGCGAGCTCGTGCTCGTAAGCGACGTGGCGCGCGCGCAAATTTCGCCAGGGCTAATCTCCTCGCTGATACGAAATTTAGGCGGTGCGGACTGTATCAGCCCCTATCTTGGCGTAAACGACACGACCTACCTCGGCGAGAACGTAGTAAAGCGGGAGGAGCTGCGCCTCATCCAAACGCCGCAGCTTTCGCGCACGGCGCTACTTAAAAAGGCGCTTGAAGGAAGCGAAATTTTTACCGACGATAGCGCGGCAGTCGGTAGCACGGGCGGGCAGTTGGAATTTATAAAAGGCGAAGCGGGCGCGCTTAAGATCACGCGCGTAAGCGATCTAGCGGCGCTAAATTTAAAACCCTGCTCGCGCGATATTTTTTGCGGTACGGGTTACGACGTGCATGCGCTTGAAAAAGGCGCGGGCATCGTGCTTGGCGGCGTGCAAATTCCATGCGAGTTCGCACTGATCGCGCACAGCGACGGCGACGTAGCGATCCACGCCCTAATCGACGCTATTTGCGGCGCGGCGATGCTGGGCGACATCGGCGAGCTGTTCCCCGATAGCGACGTCAAATTTAAAGGTGCGGATAGCAAGGAACTGTTACGAAAGGTAATGCGGCGCGTCAGAGGCTACGGCTACGAGCTCGTAAATGCCGATATTACGATCATCGCACAACGCCCAAAGATCGGCGCTTACAAAGCGCAGATGCAAGAGGTCTTAAGCGAAATTTTAAACTGCGCGCGCGTCAATGTCAAAGCGACTACTACCGAAGGGCTGGGATTTACGGGCAGAAGCGAGGGCATCGCCGCGCAGGCTGCGGTAAATTTGAAATTTTACGACTGGCAAAAGCATGCAGCAAAGGCGTAG
- a CDS encoding ABC-F family ATP-binding cassette domain-containing protein: protein MVEIKDLTMRFGKQLLFENVNLSLDKGRRYGLIGANGAGKSTLLKILSGQIEASSGEILIQSGLKIGVLGQDQFAFESFSVKDAVLYGNKRLYDAVREKTQLYEAGEFNDEINERLGELEMICAEEDPAYEYETRIEKILSSLGLNDFDKKMSEIETSDKFKVLLAQVLFPRPDVLFLDEPTNNLDIDAISWLEFELNRHTGTLVVISHDRHFLNRVCTDILDVDFRRVREFSGNYDDWFIASNLTLKQAQFEREKKLKEKAELEKFIARFSANASKAKQATSRQKQLDKLDLGELATSSRREPSILFKPAREIGNEILELSGVDMSFGEIEILKNFNLKLAHGDKIGIIGRNGVGKSTLCKIIMGELAPQRGKVHMGATIEPGYFAQDTNNKISGELKLYEYLQSPQNRDLDEIRKCLGRMLFSGAEQEKSVGSLSGGEKHRVMLSKLMLQRPNLLVLDEPNNHLDLEAIIALGEALYNFAGCAICVSHDRELIDAFANRILHLKGDGEIVDFRGTYEEYRESLGASDD, encoded by the coding sequence ATGGTTGAAATCAAAGATCTAACGATGCGCTTCGGCAAACAGCTACTTTTTGAAAACGTAAATTTAAGCCTCGATAAGGGCAGGCGCTACGGTCTCATCGGTGCAAACGGCGCGGGCAAATCGACACTACTTAAAATTTTAAGCGGGCAGATCGAAGCAAGCAGCGGCGAAATTTTAATACAAAGCGGGCTTAAAATCGGCGTTTTGGGGCAGGATCAATTCGCCTTTGAAAGCTTCAGCGTCAAAGATGCCGTACTCTACGGAAACAAGCGCCTTTATGACGCCGTGCGCGAAAAGACGCAGCTTTACGAAGCGGGCGAGTTTAACGACGAGATAAACGAGCGCCTCGGCGAGCTTGAGATGATCTGCGCCGAGGAGGATCCCGCCTACGAGTACGAAACGCGGATCGAGAAAATTTTAAGCTCGCTGGGGCTGAACGACTTTGATAAAAAGATGAGTGAGATCGAGACGAGCGATAAATTTAAGGTTCTGCTCGCGCAGGTGCTCTTCCCGCGCCCCGACGTACTGTTTTTGGATGAACCTACGAACAACCTCGATATCGACGCTATTTCGTGGCTTGAGTTTGAGCTAAATCGCCACACTGGCACGCTCGTAGTCATCAGCCACGACCGCCACTTCTTAAACCGCGTCTGCACGGACATCCTCGACGTTGATTTTAGGCGGGTGCGCGAATTTAGCGGCAATTACGACGACTGGTTCATCGCGTCCAATCTCACCCTCAAACAGGCGCAGTTCGAGCGTGAGAAAAAGCTCAAAGAAAAGGCGGAGCTTGAAAAATTTATCGCTCGCTTTAGCGCCAACGCAAGCAAAGCCAAGCAGGCAACGAGCCGCCAAAAACAGCTCGACAAACTCGATCTTGGCGAGCTTGCGACCTCTTCGCGCAGGGAGCCTAGTATTTTATTTAAGCCCGCGCGTGAGATCGGCAATGAAATTTTAGAGTTAAGCGGCGTAGATATGAGCTTCGGCGAGATTGAAATTTTAAAAAATTTCAATCTCAAGCTCGCTCACGGCGATAAGATCGGCATCATCGGTCGAAACGGAGTGGGCAAAAGCACGCTTTGCAAGATCATCATGGGCGAGCTCGCGCCGCAGCGCGGCAAGGTTCACATGGGCGCCACGATCGAGCCTGGGTACTTCGCGCAGGATACGAATAATAAAATTTCAGGCGAGCTCAAGCTCTACGAATATCTACAAAGCCCGCAGAATAGGGATCTGGATGAAATTCGCAAATGCCTTGGGCGCATGCTTTTTAGTGGCGCGGAGCAGGAGAAAAGCGTGGGTAGCCTAAGCGGCGGCGAGAAGCACCGCGTGATGCTAAGCAAGCTAATGCTGCAACGCCCGAACCTGCTGGTGCTTGATGAGCCCAACAACCACCTCGATCTTGAGGCGATCATCGCGCTCGGCGAAGCGCTGTATAACTTCGCGGGATGCGCGATCTGCGTGAGCCATGACCGCGAGCTCATCGACGCGTTTGCAAATAGAATTTTGCACCTCAAAGGAGACGGTGAAATCGTTGATTTTAGGGGAACTTACGAGGAGTATCGCGAGAGCTTGGGGGCGAGCGATGATTAA
- the thiC gene encoding phosphomethylpyrimidine synthase ThiC, with translation MTESCVSQIYFAKRGEVTPQMREVAQSERMNERALCDLIAQGRAIIPANVNHKSLKPIGIGRALRCKINANIGSSGTTSDIEGELEKLEVCLKYGADTVMDLSTGGDLDEIRAAIIERSPVPIGTVPIYQMMYELGDIKNLKTSAILSTIEKQARQGVDYFTIHAGFKLEFMPLLSRRKMGIVSRGGSLIASWMMKFHKQNPFYEAFDEICDICAAYDVSLSLGDGLRPGCLYDATDRAQLSELEILGELALRANEKNVQVMIEGPGHIPFNEIELNMQLERKLCRDAPFYVLGPLPTDIGAGYDHISSAIGGTMAAYCGASMLCYVTPKEHLGLPNAKDVREGIIAHKIAAHAADVALGKAGAIERDHAMSDARYGFDWNRQFELSFDPDHARELHDESLGDEIYKGAEFCSMCGPKFCAYKISRNLTENKEKE, from the coding sequence ATGACCGAAAGCTGCGTATCGCAGATCTATTTTGCAAAAAGAGGCGAAGTGACGCCGCAGATGAGAGAGGTCGCGCAAAGCGAGCGCATGAACGAGCGGGCCTTGTGCGATCTCATCGCGCAAGGAAGAGCGATCATCCCCGCAAACGTTAATCACAAAAGCTTAAAGCCTATCGGTATCGGGCGCGCGCTGCGGTGCAAGATCAACGCCAACATCGGCTCTTCAGGCACGACGAGTGATATTGAGGGCGAGCTGGAAAAGCTTGAGGTCTGCTTAAAGTACGGCGCCGATACGGTGATGGATCTAAGCACGGGCGGCGATCTGGACGAGATCCGCGCCGCGATAATCGAGCGCTCGCCCGTACCCATAGGCACGGTGCCGATCTATCAGATGATGTATGAGCTGGGCGATATTAAAAATTTAAAAACGAGCGCTATTCTTAGCACGATCGAGAAGCAGGCGCGGCAGGGAGTGGATTATTTCACGATCCATGCGGGCTTTAAGCTCGAGTTTATGCCGCTGCTGTCCCGTCGCAAGATGGGTATCGTAAGCAGGGGCGGCTCGCTGATAGCGTCGTGGATGATGAAATTTCATAAGCAAAACCCCTTTTACGAAGCGTTTGATGAAATTTGCGATATCTGCGCCGCTTACGACGTATCGCTATCTCTGGGCGACGGCTTGCGCCCGGGCTGTTTATACGACGCGACCGATAGGGCGCAGCTTAGCGAGCTTGAAATTTTAGGCGAGCTAGCCCTGCGCGCGAATGAAAAAAACGTGCAGGTGATGATCGAGGGGCCGGGACACATTCCGTTTAACGAGATCGAGCTTAATATGCAGTTAGAGCGCAAGCTCTGCCGCGACGCGCCGTTTTACGTGCTGGGGCCGCTTCCGACCGACATCGGCGCGGGCTACGATCACATCAGCAGCGCTATCGGCGGGACGATGGCTGCGTATTGCGGCGCCAGCATGCTCTGCTACGTAACGCCCAAGGAGCATCTAGGCCTTCCTAATGCAAAAGACGTCAGAGAGGGCATCATCGCGCATAAGATCGCCGCTCACGCCGCAGACGTCGCGCTAGGCAAAGCGGGCGCGATAGAGCGCGATCACGCGATGAGCGATGCGAGATATGGTTTTGATTGGAACAGGCAGTTTGAGCTTAGCTTCGATCCAGATCATGCGCGCGAGCTGCATGATGAGAGCCTGGGCGATGAAATTTACAAGGGCGCGGAGTTTTGCTCGATGTGCGGGCCGAAATTTTGCGCATATAAAATCAGTAGAAATTTAACCGAAAATAAGGAGAAGGAATGA